The following DNA comes from Rosa rugosa chromosome 5, drRosRugo1.1, whole genome shotgun sequence.
atttcgtgccctgggtcacgggcacagtgacccagagaatgaaaatatacactaaaaagcagtaaATAGTAGGTGacttggtgacccaacgggtgaacttgctcttaggagTCAGGATAAAAAATTGTCTAAGGTACCAAGTGGAGTGTTGTATGGGTTTGATCCCAACGAGATGATCAAATGATGATATAGACCGGCAGAACATTTCTACGTGCTTCGAATCGAGTGGCTGATTTTTTTAGGTGTGGGTTAGAGATTACCGTTCTATTagcctttttttattattatttaaactGTTTTGGTGAGCATTTTCTATTGAATTATTAACAAATTGACGTTTTATCTAttcaaaattatatatatattcagtttagtccctcagactttaggccaaacatcagtttggtccctcatctttttttttaatcaaactcatccctgatctctcaaattgcatcaatctcgtccaaaatttgaatacGGCGCCAAATGTGACGTCATCTGTTGAGCTGGAGCAGGGAAGGAGGTCCCACAggaagggcataatggacatttcgtatttaatctaatttctattttttttctcttattttctctctcttctctctcttgctctctctcactcacatctgaaacagagagaggagctctctctctctctctctctctctctcactcacaacTCACACATATTCTCAGCCACCGTGAACACCGGGCGGCCACCATGAAACTCTGCTCACACCCTCGACCACCTCCACACTCTCGACCAAACTCCACACCCTCTCAAAACCAGAGCAACAGGAGGCCTCGATCAAATCCACCATCGAAGCCTCTCTCTTCGCCTCCGCCTTTGCCTCTTGATAGGCGTTGTCCTCGTCTTCTTCTCCGGTGACTGACTTGGACTCGTCGAGGCAGCCTATAGGCACTTGACCCGACAACGATTCGGTATGCGGAAACAGTGATGCTCTCAGATCAACGAGAAAGCATCCAGACAAGGCGAAACAGATCGATCCGGGATCCGAACTGGAGAGAGATCCAAATGACGGATTCGAATCTGAAGCTATAGGAATCGGGGTGGGAGGAGCCGAGGAGAGAGGCCCGCAAGATCGAAGGAGGTGTCTGCTAAACTTGAAGCTCGGTTAatttctgtctttttttttttatgtaatttGTTGGTTGTTGAATCGTTGCTGTTGATTGCTTGGTTCTGTGTTGTGGGTTTCTTCAATTTTGGGTTGTGGTGTCTGTTTTGCATTGACATAACCCCGAAATTTTGGGTGGGTTGTGATGATCGAAGAACTCCCCGAAATTAGACTTGAGCATCTTAACCCCGTTGACATAATCGAAGAAAAATCGACGGGGATGGTGGTGACTGCGGTGGTGGCGCCGCTGGGAACGGATGCTtctcatggtggccggccggTGTTCACAGTGGCTGGGAATAtgtgtgagtgagagagagagagagagagagagagagagagagctcctctctctgtttcagatgtgagtgagagagagcaagagagagaagagagagaaaaaaaatagaaattagattaaatacgaaatgtccattatgcccttccTGTGGGACCTCCTTGTTTGCTCCAGCTCAGCAGATGACGTCACATTTGGCTCcagattcaaattttggacgaggttgatgcaatttgagagatcagggatgagtttgattaaaaaaaaaagatgagggaccaaactgatgtttggtcTAAAGtctgagggactaaactgaatttaatcttaattatttttatagtaGATAAATGGATAgttggctatatatatatattttttttaataatttgatTCTCTCGGCAGATGCTGTAATTTCTTATCTTTGATCCATTCAACTTCAAGCATGCCTATCGGCTAGTGTAGTCAAGAGATAATGGCATTTTAGTCTTTGTCTAAGAGATTTTCCACTAAAAGCTAATTCAAAGTTATTTTATATAGTGATTTTGTAACAGTCTTAGGCACCGACGGCAACAAGACACATTGAGAGTTGAGACAATATTTTGTTGAAAAGCATGACTTCAACTTTAATTAATCTCCGTTTAATTAATTAAGAGGTGAACCATCCAATGACGAATTGATAATCGGATTTTCCCCAAACTTGATTGGGTGCGGAACGTGCCACCAAGTTAATCTGCACCGCGGGTTTCATCATCCTTGACTTTTCAGATCCCAGGCTTCAATTTGACTCATCAATCAAAGGCGTGGAAACTCAGGAGAACGCTAATTGTAAGCTAAGAGTTTGATGGTAATTGAAGCTTAATTAGTTGTTGAAGAAAGACTCATATTTGCTTGTTCACTTGGTTTTGATCACGTGCATGCATGTCTACTCGAGGCACTAATACATATACATCGTGTCCAAATGGTGTCCAATGATATTAGATTATTGCCTCTACTCCTATTTGAGCAACTCTTGTATTACGcttccaaatttaatttctcaagaaacaaatatttaaatttaattcaTCGATTACTTGTCAGATTCTCGTGATGGATTCATGAGTGTGCAGAATTTGGTTTTGTACTTGATTAATACATACTTGTCTCAATCATGTCAAGTCGACAATATATGTATTAAGTAAACGTGATAATTAATGGTAACGCGTGATAATCGGTAATCAAGCCAGCTATGTTTTGTAACCGTCAATTTATGAAAACTTTGCTAAAAGATTTTTTGTCTCTAATATGACTAAAATGTTCGATAGAATGGCTTGAGTTATTGATTGATAGGACATGGATGCCATGAGGATTGATGAAATGGTTTGGGGTTTAGTATGATGAGCAGtagaggatgatgatgatgatagagACAAAAGCAGACCGCGGGGATGCAGGGTAGCATATTTTGTGGATGGATTGGGATGAAGGTGTCGGTAGCTGAAGATGAGCTTTCGATATTTCTGGGATGAGGTCATCGCCTGGGTCCAGCTAGCTTCGTGTTTAGCATTTCGAAAATGGATACACTTGTCTTTTTTATCAAACAATGCCGTTGGGTTTTGAATTTGCCATTGTCTGATTTGTCTCACTCACCCGCGactaaaacaaaaaatcatACATCAGCTTATCAACACCAACCtcagagaaaaagaaagctaaaatatatatatatatatatatatatatttttttttttttttttgctctttaTTTTAGTagactttgttttattttatgtttaggGCTTATAAAAAATTAGGAAGGCCCGAGAGACCCATGTAGTCATGCCTCTGTGGACTTGCATATTGGGCCAGGGCGAGAGAACGTGTTTTCCACCCAAGCTTTAGAGCCTCAATCGGCATTGATTTTTATCAGGAGATTGGTGCTCGCTAGTAGAATACAATATATCAACCTTGTGAACTGCATAGATAGATGCcaagaaagaaaacatgcaatcaagaaaCCGAATGGTCCTTCTCTGTACATGTTAGACACTTAGACTGTTGTTAGTATTTCCTTGGGTTTGTGAACAGGGGAGATTACAACTATTACGTACGTCGACTCTCGAGAGGCACTAGGTGATATGGGGAAAGGTAATGTTGAATGGTTGTGTTTGCATAGTTTTGATGGACATGCATTCACTTAATTGTCAATAATAGGATATGGGATCTGAGCTTAGTTGTGGCCATTAGCATTTCTCTAAGATTGAATACTTCAATAGGCCATCTGTCATGGCAAAATGCTCACAAGTTTGCATAGATGCAGAAGGAAGTTAGCTTCTGATCCCAGCTTCCCTTAATGCTTGCTTCATGTGGAATCATTAGACCATCTATTTCTTAGATGTGAAGCTTCTTTAAGCTTCCAAATTGGTTATACTACATTATCTTTAAGCTCTGAGGATTGATCGATTATCTACCGATTTCAAGGCTAAGCTTGGAATCTTTCAACTCCTTGGTACCTCAACCTTTCATCAAGTCTTCGGTTCATTTGGAAGTAGCTTTGTAATGTTATCTTTGTTCAAGCTGCAACAATGGTTGCATCTTTACATCAATGCCTGCCTGCATTTGTTGCTCTCATCCTCGTACTATTGTTCTATGGCTCTATGGTGTACAGTACAGTGCTTAAAATCCTACACTTGATAGTTACCTTCTCGCAAACCAAATGGATTCCACATGATTTTATTTATATTTCAGTCCATTTGTATGAGAACTACAAGGGCCAGATATAAGTACAAATAGGATGACTGTTGATGTGTATCTCTTTCAAATGAAGCTATCATTTTGGTAGGTATTTGATCGAATTAGAATAATACTTACAAATGTTCCCAAACGGGATATTGGATGAAAACTAATGAAAGAGTTGGTAATGGTCATCCAAAGTGACCGGAAGGttcaacataaataaaataaaatcacgCATCATAGTGTGAGCATTGCATCATGGGACATGTAGGGATCGTTTACTCGAGGGAATTAAACCAAGTTCTTGGGGCATTGAATCCTTACGAATATTGCTTAGCTCCCACAATGTCCTTGATGGTTGACAACTTGGATTACCAAAACCATTTTTGGCCAAAGAACAGGTCAGGCATTTTTCTGAACCTCCGACCCACTCACCTGTAATTTTAAGAATGTAACGATATATTGATAATTTGAAAATGATTTCTTCTTAACAATTGCACTAGTATCCTAATGATGATCTAGAACTGGAATCACTTCAAAATTAATTTTCTAGAATTAGtcatgaattttcaaagttagAAGCCCCCCGTCACAAGAATTTTTTGAAAAACAGCAACACTGTTTTGCCTTTACCTTCTTTTCTAAGATTACAGATGGTCAGTTTTTAAAAGAGTCCAGCCGTGCTTTAACTGAAATTCTTATGATGGATCAAGATTTTTGTATTGGGAAAATATATAGAGCAAACATGACAGATACGCCAGCTCCCTCCATAATGACACCAGCTTCACTGCTCATGCGCAGCATGTGCTACCTTATCTCTTCAGCAGACAACGCAATGCAGCACACTGTGTTCCAACTCAATTTCGCAGATGTTGCACCATAAAATTGAACCTAATTttcccaccttttttttttttgcccataAAGAGAACAAAGAGGTCATTTGCCAACCCTCTCAGTGCACATGTATTAATACTCATATGCTTAGTTTGTTAATGTTAGGATAGAGTTCTTGCATCAGTCCCCATCTAGAACCTAAATCAGTTTTTTAGTGTATTCAAATTCATGTTAGTGAAGACAATCATGCTCCTCTCACCTCACAATCGATTTTAGATTTCTAGCCAACCAGAGCTTACCAAACCACTAAGTGAATGGCGATTTTTTCTTTTCGGTTCAAGGGATGGGGAAACAAGAGTCAAACTCTAGTCATAGGGTGTTACTCTTGTCAAAATATACATTTGCTCTGTTCCTTTAAACATTAGTATCATAAATATCTATAAAACCACATAATAATCTAGTCTAGTATGCATAAAGGATGTGTAGATACACTAAAACACACACTTGAACATGGCATTCACTCATCTCTTTCAAGATGCAAGtaaattttcatgttttttcaACCATCACCAGCAATAGTCCACCACCTTCACAAAAATGATTAAATGAAAAAAGCTCTATATTACCAACATGCATTATGCGACTGGCGACAAATTAAGAACAATATGATCTCAGTAGTACTGTATCATCTACCCATCTCCCATTGTTTGGAGTAATCCTCTCGGAGTCCAACTGCATACTTGCACATAAGAAACTACTTTGTCAAGGATTTCCATTAAGAACTTGAACCTTGAGGTCATAAAACGATGAAACTGAATAAACATGGTTTAACTTCCGACAACAGACTGAAATATAATTGCATTCTAATCTTCGTACTCaagaaaggaagagaaaacAGTGCTACAAACAGACCAAGAAATTTGGGAGATTCTATGAGTAGCACAGATGGAAACCGCAGAAACCAAGCAGTAAGCGTTGGACGAGTGTCAATGTGCTTGGATTCAGTTGTCACTACCAAATAAGAAAACGACTTGGGAAGATCAAGATTTGTTGAAGGAAGCTCTCCTACCCCAGCTCCTTGAAGATATGTGCAAAAAGCTTGATCGTTTTCTTTACTCGGGCTTGGACACCAAGCAACCAAGTTCCTCAATCAACACACTGACATCTTCCTCATCTCCTTCTTGAACACCGAGtacttcaatttcttcatcaacGCCTTTATTCAAAAACTCTTTCCAAAATACCTCAGATATCTCTTTGCCTCTCCTTTCATGTTCCTCTTCTTTCTCCATACACTCTTCCCCATCATGGACCTTTTCATTTTCATCTGTCACTGGCATGTCCATAGCAAAGTTGTCTAACCCTGAAACATCCAGCTCAGATATGTCACCATAATATTCGGGTTCAACTTTAACAACAGCTTCTCCTCTACCTTGGCCTAATACACCCACCTCAATAGACCGCCTTCTCTTCTTCGTAATTGCTTCCTCaagttgtttctttctttccttcttttgtACCAATTGTTGTATAAAGTTGGGATTCTGCATTGCTCTTGCCAAGAAATTCATCATCTGTTGTTGTTTCATCTCTGTCCTCTTGAGCCTATCTTCCATTCCATGGAGGTGAACTCTAGCAGTCTGCTGCTGTTGTCTAAGCTTCACAAGTTCCTCCATCAAAACCTCCTTATCGCGCCTCAACTGATCAATCTCTCCATCTAATGATCCGAAACTTCCAACCTCAATGCAAGAGTCCAGATCTTGCTTCGAACCATAATGATGAGATGTCCTCCTTCTCCTGATATTCTCTAAAAGATGCTTTTGCCCTCTGAGAAACACTTCATGAGCAAACTCCCATTTATCTGTGTCAACCTTTCTAAATCCCTACATTAACCAATCAAATAACCTGTTCATGATCAAACTCTAGAAACAAGGCTTTTGGCTCTACTAATTTGTGACTTCGCATCAACCCTAAGAAGGTCCAAagctcacacacacacacacacacacacacacacacatatatatatatatatatatatatatatatatatatatatatatatatataagccaaACAAATAATACAAATATACAATAGTTTATACAGATGCAAAGGCACCTTCCTCTGTAATAGTACCCTGCATTATATTTTATACATTGATTCCTGTATTTTCCTCATTGAAAGCCATTAAACAAACACCATATCCACATCAACTAACCCACTACCCACCCATTAAACAAAAGCAGGAAAGATAAAGATTACACCTTTCTAGCAGCTTCATGAACATAATCTATGAATATATCTAATACAATATTGAATTAATAAACAGAGGGAGAAAAGATTAAATCTTTGCACTCTCATTCTGAGACAAATTGACAAAGCTTACATAGGTGTTGAGCTGCCTGACAAAGCTAGAGAAATTGCCGTGCTTGAAGTACTTGGGGAGAAGACTGATGGCAA
Coding sequences within:
- the LOC133710480 gene encoding heat stress transcription factor A-6b-like, with amino-acid sequence MNPQGSQVKEAPLPVPLERLNDQGPPPFLNKTYEIVEDSTTNHIVSWSKGNNSFVVWDPQAFAISLLPKYFKHGNFSSFVRQLNTYGFRKVDTDKWEFAHEVFLRGQKHLLENIRRRRTSHHYGSKQDLDSCIEVGSFGSLDGEIDQLRRDKEVLMEELVKLRQQQQTARVHLHGMEDRLKRTEMKQQQMMNFLARAMQNPNFIQQLVQKKERKKQLEEAITKKRRRSIEVGVLGQGRGEAVVKVEPEYYGDISELDVSGLDNFAMDMPVTDENEKVHDGEECMEKEEEHERRGKEISEVFWKEFLNKGVDEEIEVLGVQEGDEEDVSVLIEELGCLVSKPE